One genomic region from Cucumis melo cultivar AY chromosome 9, USDA_Cmelo_AY_1.0, whole genome shotgun sequence encodes:
- the LOC103482866 gene encoding NAC domain-containing protein 12 → MAEQDMTLSVNGHSQVPPGFRFHPTEEELLHYYLRKKVAFQKIDLDVIRDVDLNKLEPWDIQEKCKIGSTPQNDWYFFSHKDKKYPTGTRTNRATAAGFWKATGRDKIIYTGSKRIGLRKTLVFYKGRAPHGQKSDWIMHEYRLDDSDRDINICNSIGESQLAEDGWVVCRVFKKKNYQKSIDSPKTSPTSMDSEVHLLNSNNDGVLDQILQYMGRTCKLEMESFSNNINNNNNSSSRLILSPNNNTEDHQQQTIDKSFMHLPRLDSPTTIPSIISLHQLETSSPFDHNIIFNHEMLSVSETTTEPSPRPVVKLDNWVAFDRLVASQLNGHDERSAIEDDEDEQQQHHHHQQQQQHHHHMQVSNRGLGYGHENDIWGFTKSSSSSSLDPLSHLSV, encoded by the exons atggCGGAACAGGATATGACTCTGTCCGTCAATGGCCACTCTCAAGTTCCTCCCGGCTTTCGTTTCCATCCCACCGAAGAAGAGCTTCTACATTATTACCTTAGGAAGAAAGTTGCCTTCCAAAAAATTGATCTTGATGTCATCCGTGATGTTGATCTTAACAAGCTTGAACCATGGGATATTcaag AGAAATGCAAGATTGGATCCACCCCACAAAACGATTGGTACTTCTTTAGCCATAAAGACAAGAAGTATCCGACTGGAACTCGCACAAATCGTGCTACGGCGGCTGGATTTTGGAAGGCTACTGGACGAGATAAGATTATTTATACTGGATCCAAAAGAATTGGGTTGAGAAAAACTCTAGTCTTTTACAAAGGAAGAGCACCTCATGGCCAAAAATCCGACTGGATCATGCACGAGTATCGCCTCGATGATAGTGATCGCGACATCAAT ATTTGTAACTCGATCGGAGAGTCACAACTAGCAGAAGACGGATGGGTTGTTTGTCGAGTTTTCAAAAAGAAGAACTACCAAAAGAGCATAGATAGCCCAAAGACCTCCCCGACCTCCATGGATTCTGAGGTTCACTTACTAAACTCAAACAATGATGGAGTTTTGGATCAAATACTTCAATACATGGGAAGAACATGCAAGCTGGAAATGGAGTCATTTTCCAATAATatcaacaataacaacaactcATCTTCAAGATTAATCCTCAGCCCAAACAACAACACTGAAGATCATCAACAACAAACAATTGACAAATCATTCATGCATCTTCCAAGGCTAGACAGCCCAACAACAATCCCTTCAATAATCTCCCTCCATCAACTCGAAACATCGTCACCGTTCGATCACAATATCATCTTCAACCACGAGATGCTTTCAGTTTCTGAGACAACAACAGAGCCATCGCCTCGACCCGTTGTCAAGCTTGACAACTGGGTCGCCTTTGACAGACTTGTTGCTTCCCAACTAAATGGCCATGACGAAAGATCAGCCATAGAAGACGATGAAGACGAACAACAacaacatcatcatcatcaacaacaacaacaacaccaTCATCATATGCAAGTTTCAAACCGAGGATTGGGATACGGGCATGAGAATGATATCTGGGGTTTCACTAAGTCATCGTCTTCCTCATCATTAGACCCACTTTCCCATTTGTCGGTTTAG